TAAAACATATACTGAGAGATATTTCTGTTTACTGTTTAATCATATTTGTGATGTATGAACATGTGGCTACTAGAAGACAATATTTGTTTTGAGTATGTTGATTAAACTACAAAATATGCATGCTAGAATGAATGTTGAATTGTGTCCAATGTCCATAATCTATATGCTGAAATTTTGAATAGTCAGATATGGATACCCATGCGTATTTAGTACTCGATCGGGGATGGATATGGAAGGATTTTCGTACCGGAGGTCGGATTCAGGGGCAGGTCTATGTTCATGGTTACGGGTCTGAGGATTTAATCCCGGGAATTCCCCGTTAACATCTCTAGATGCAGGTGATGACCACTGCTGTCGAGTGAGAGAGACACCACCATGCGTCCGTCTTGCCCATCTGTATTGTGACTTTTTTTCCCTGCTGCTCTGTTCTGCAGCATAAAAAAAACTTCTGCCCCGTATGGCAGCAGGCATCAGCGTACACACTGTCGGTAAAGCTACAGATTACCAGGAGAATAAACATGAAACGGATGCACCCAGTATCCATAATCCAAACGAAATAGTAAGGTAGGTACATTAACAGAAGAATAAACAATCTCGCAGGAAATACTGCGCTACCGAGTGTAACTTCACTCGCTTAACCTAGCTACAAAACCACGAGCGAGCCACAAAACTTGCCCGGACGAGTTGCACAGGGACAGCAGCTGAAGTAGAGTAGCACCTGGAAGGGCCTACGAGATAATTCCAGTCCGGGGTCGGAGCTCCATAGAAGAGCACTGCAGCAAACGCTAACAGATAACTAATAAGCACACGCATTCGGCACGTCGCATTTCTCGCGCCTAGTAGTAGCTCCCTCGGCCACCGCGCGGTGGCCCGCGGCCTCCACGCCCACGCCAAGGCATGCCGCCCCTTCTCCCTCTGCCACGTCCTGTGAATTAAACCAGCAAGGCCCCACCAAGCCATGAGAAGATGGGAAAATGCGATGCAAAACCCACATCGACATGTAAGGTCGTCGGTATGTCTTACCGCGGCCAGGGGGAGGAGCATATTCCTCGGGCTCATCATAGTATTCGTCTTGCTCTTCATAGTACCCGCCTCTGGGGGCATAGCCATAATCATAACCGTAGCCACCACGCCTCCCACCTCCGTAGTAGCCACCACGCCCTCTCCCACCTCGTCCACGTAGCCGCCCTCTCCCGCGCCCTCTGTTATAATAATCTCCTTCCTCCTCCCACTCTTCGTTGTAACCATAAGCAGGTGGAGGGGGGCCATTGCTCATGCCTGTGCACATTCAAATGCAGAAATTAATAAAAATACATTTCCTTTTCAAACACTACCGATTTCAGGAAATAAAGTATATGTGCTGGCTTCGGTTATTGATGGGATACTCAAACTGCAGCTGCAGTTGATTAGTTTTACATGTTGCAAGTGGCTAAAAGCATCTGTTATGATATTGAGCATAAAAGCAGGGATAAGTATCAAGTACAGGACTGGGTGTGGACTGTGGAGTGACCATAAATCAACAAGTCAGCACTACAAAATTATAAGAGACACTGTCCAGTAAACTATGACTGTTTCCTTTGCTGCTCATATAGACAACAAGAGAACATACCTCTTCCCCTGCCTCTTCTGCCACCACCACGTCCTCTTCCACGACCAGTGGGATACGATTCTAAATAAACAATGAACATAATGGTGGTTATGCGATGATCCTGACCACAGCGTTAGGAAGAGAAGATCAACTGAGAATGTCACCTTCATGATCATAGTCAAAAGCAGGTTTCACCTCTTCAGCTGGGATAGGTGGCTGGTATCTAAgtacaatatcaaacataaccaATAATGAGCAGGCAAGCTGAAAACAGTGAACAGCAATTTACGAATTAGGGAAGGAAAAAGCTATCAACTGTAAAATTCTTCTGTGTTTGTAGCGAGAGGACAGGTTTTTGACTTACCCTGGAGATGATGTATCCAGAGGGTTCTTTGACAGTGTCACAGTGATCATCGACACATGGCGAGTTGTCTCTAGTCTGTGTACAGAAATGTGTTAGTGTTTCAATCTCATGTTTGAAGGAATATAAGAATATCCGTCCTTACGGGAGAAGGCCTTCTTCCAAAGGTTCCCATGTGTCTGTGATATCAACAGATTCAGtagcagtgttctgatgaagacctcCAACCCTTCTCTGGACGAACAGTGAAGTGACAGATTAAAAAAATGAGACATTAATAAAAATTCCAATAGCAGCACTACAAGGCAGAAGAGGCTACTACTACCAACCTTGATCAATTCAACAACCATAACTGTCTTATTTATGGCCCGTCCCATGGCCTTGATACTAATCTCATCATGTCCATTTTCCTGTAAAAGTGGAAGTGAATAAGTTCTTAATAAGAAAAAGTTGGAACCTGTATCACTTCAATTGTGGTAAGATTGCTAGAATGAAGTAAAGCTACCATTTGACAATTATATATATTGTGAATGCTAGAATGAAGCAGGTGCAAAGTTTCAGAAGAACAATGAACAAGGCGAAGAAACAACACATGCACATGGCATCAGCATTATTATTTCTTAAATAATTTGAGCTTCACATAATTCAGGTGAAAGGTCTAATCAGAAATAGTGCAAGGAAAAGAGCACTAGGACATAAGAGCAAATAACTTGTGAAGGGAGATGAAAGTATTGGCAATGCAACAAACCATGTACTAGACTACAACAAACAAATAGCAGTCTTTCCAGTTGATAGGTAACTCTGTTTCAGTTGTGCATTGATGTGCAAACAAAATGAGAATGTTAAATGAAGGCATTTAAGCCCGAAAAAATATCGTTTGACTAATGTACATCGTACAAATAAACAATATAGACTAGCAGATGAGAGATTTAATGGTTTACTACAATCATAGAAAGAAAAGGCTACTGACAAACAAAAACAAATGTGTGTCCACCCGAAAACAAAATGTTGCCCCCCAACACAATCCCTACTTCACATAATTTCAGATTGCAAACACTTCCCAACAATAGATATATCTGATAAGACAACATCAATGCTTAGTTTTTATGACAGGTGACAACAAA
This portion of the Zea mays cultivar B73 chromosome 2, Zm-B73-REFERENCE-NAM-5.0, whole genome shotgun sequence genome encodes:
- the LOC100280198 gene encoding uncharacterized protein isoform X1, whose product is MDRYQRVEKPRNDTPISQNEIRITTQGRMRNYISYGMSLLEENGHDEISIKAMGRAINKTVMVVELIKRRVGGLHQNTATESVDITDTWEPLEEGLLPLETTRHVSMITVTLSKNPLDTSSPGYQPPIPAEEVKPAFDYDHEESYPTGRGRGRGGGRRGRGRGMSNGPPPPAYGYNEEWEEEGDYYNRGRGRGRLRGRGGRGRGGYYGGGRRGGYGYDYGYAPRGGYYEEQDEYYDEPEEYAPPPGRGRGRGRRGGMPWRGRGGRGPPRGGRGSYY